CGGACCGAACCGCGTGGGTTGGCAGGGGCTGTTGCAGCCGCTCGCCGACGCCATCAAGCTGTTCTTCAAGGAAGACATTCGGCCGGCCCTGGCCGACCGGCTGCTCTTCCCATTGGCGCCGGCCATCTCGCTCTTCGCGGCGCTGGCCGTTTTCGCGCTGATCCCGCTCGGCCCGACGGTCAACATCGCCGGCGCGGAGATCCCGCTCCAGGTGGCCGATCTGCCGGTTGGCGTCGTGTACCTGCTGGCCGCCAGCAGCCTCGGCGTCTATGGGCTGGTGCTTGGCGGGTGGGGCTCCGGCTCCAAGTACTCGCTGCTCGGGGCGCTGCGGGCGGCGGCGCAGGTCGTCTCCTACGAGCTGATCCTCGGCATCTCCGTCGTCAGCGTCACCATCGTCAGCGGGACGCTCTCACTGGGCGGCATCGTCGAAGCGCAGTCGCGCTCGGCCTGGTACGTGCTGCTGCAGCCCGTCGCCTTCATCCTCTTCATGATCGCGGCCATTGCCGAGACGAACCGCGCCCCGTTCGACCTGCCTGAGGCTGAGTCAGAGCTGGTGGCGGGCTACCACACCGAGTACAGCGGCATGCGCTTCGCGATGTACTTCATCGCCGAGTACGTCGCGATGATCTCGATGTCGGCGGTCGCCGCCACGCTGTTCTTCGGTGGGTGGAGCTTCCCGTTCTTGCCGGGCGGCCCGTGGTGGCTGCTCATCAAGATGACGTTCTTCCTCTTCCTCTTCGTCTGGCTCCGCGCCACCCTTCCGCGCCTGCGCTACGACCAGCTGATGCGGCTCTGCTGGGCGGTGCTGTTGCCCATCGGCCTCATCAACATCGTCGTCACGGCGATCGTCGTCGCGGCGATTGGCTGAGGGAGCGTGACTGTGTCGCTGCCGACGCCAGTGTCCCCCACGGCCCCAACGGAGTAGTCTGCCGATGTTCAACGATGCGATTGCGCTGCTGAAGGGGTTCTGGACGACCGTCAAGTACACCACGCGGCCGGCCGTCACGATCCAGTACCCGGACGTGAAGCGCAAGCCTGCTGACAAGTACCGGGGCCGTCACCGCCTGTACAAGCACGACGATGGCCTGGAGCGGTGCATCGGCTGCAGCCTGTGCGCGGCGGCCTGCCCCAGCCAGGCGATCTACGTCCAGTCAGCCGAGAACGATCCGGCCCGCCCGGTCTCGCCCGGCGAGCGCTATGCCGCCGTCTACGAGATCAACATGATCCGCTGCATCTTCTGCGGCTTCTGCGAAGAGGCCTGCCCGGTCGATGCGATCAAGCTCGGGCCTGAGTACGAGCTGGCGGATTTCAACCGCAAAGACTTCGTCTACACCAAGGAGATGCTGCTCGATCCTGCGAACAAGGCTCCGCGCCGGCAGTTCCACGCCGACGTGGACCGCTCGACGGACTCGCGCGGCGTCCACACCACGCTCGGGACTGTCTACCGGACGCACCACCCGATTGGCGCGCCGGACACCCGCCCTCGCTCGGATCCGCACGGGCCGGCGCACGGGCCGGGTCAGGCTGGAGAGCATGGCGCTTCCCCTGAGGGGACTGGCCGGGGGGCGCACTGACATGGACTCTGCCACCCACGAGGAGGCGCGTTGAACGATCTCTTTCTCCCGCTCGCCGTGGCCTGCGCGGTGGCCCTGGTGAGCGCCCTGCTGGTGGTCATGGCGCGACGCCCCGTCCATGCGGTCGTCGCGTTGCTGGGCCACAGCCTCTCCATCGCCGCGCTGTACCTCATCCTCGGCGCCGACATGGTGGCGATGGGTCAGATCCTGGTCTATTCAGGAGCGATCGTCGTCCTCTTCCTCTTCGTCGTCGCGCTGCTGCCCCAGGGCGGCGCTGAGGGTGCGCCGGGCGGCGCTCGGGTGCTCGGCGGTCTTGTGGCCGGCGGCGCGCTGCTGGCCGGAATCGCTGCCTGGCTCTCGCTGACCGCGCAGCTGCCGCCGCCGGCCGCGTCGGCTGGCGGGAACGTGCTGGAGATCGGCCGCTCGCTGTTCGGACGCCTGCTCGTGCCGTTTGAGCTGACTGCGCCGCTCCTGCTGGTGGCGATCGTCGGCGCGGTGGCGATCTGGCGGCGTCAGGAGCGAGCCGCATGAACGCCGAAGTGCTGGTCCTGGCGACAAGCGCCGTCCTGCTGGCGATTGGCGTCGTCGGGGCGCTGGTCCGCCGCAATCCGATTGCGATGCTGATGTCTATCGAGCTGATGCTGAACGCGGCCAACCTGCTCCTGGTCCTGGCCGCGCGGGTGCGCGGCAACGTGGACGGGCAGGCTGCCGCGCTGATCGTCCTGGTCCTCGCCGCCGCTGAGGCGGTGATCGGTCTGGGCGTGGCGCTGGCGCTCTTCCGCGACCGCGATACCGTGGACGTGGACGAGCCAGCGGAGGTGGCCGGATGAGTGACCTGCTGCTCTGGGCCTTCCTCTTCACGCTTCCTGGCCTCCTGATGACGGCGGTTGGCGTCGGCAGGCGGCCGGGCGCTGCCAGTCAGGGCGGTCCCGCCGCCATCATGGTGGTGGCGCTGGCAGCCCTCGCGACGGGCGGGCACGCCGAACTCGACCTGCCGGGCTGGCTGCCATTCCTGCCAGACGGCGCGTTTCACCTGCGGGTCGACGCCCTCTCGGCGGTGATGCTGGCCGTCGTGGGCGCGGTCTCGACCTGTGTCTACGTCTTCTCGCTCGGGTACATGGAGCCTGAGGTCGAGGGCGACGGCAACGTTCGGCGCTTCTTCTGCCTCCTGGACTTCTTCGTTGCCTCGATGTCGATCCTGGTGCTGGCCGGCAACATCGCGGTGCTGCTGGTCGGCTGGACGTGCGTCGGTATCTCCAGCTTCCTGCTGATCTCCTTCTGGAACCAGAAGGAGGGGACGCTCAGCGCCGGCCTCCAGGCGCTCGCCGCCAACGCCGTCGGCGACGCGGCGCTGCTGGTGGCGCTGGTGCTGGTGCCGGCCGGCTGCGGCGATCTGACCACACTCGGCACGACGGCCTGCATGGCCGGTCCGGGCGGGGCGACGCTGCTGGCGCTGCTGATCCTGATCGCCGCGAGCGCGAAGTCGGCGCAGGGGCCGCTCTACTTCTGGCTCCCGAGCGCCATGGCTGGCCCGACGCCGGTCTCGGCGCTGATTCACGCGGCGACGATGGTCGCGGCGGGCGTCTACCTGCTAGCCCGCACGCACTCGCTGATGGAGGCGGCCCCCAGCATCGCGCTGGCGACCGCCGTGATCGGCGTGCTGACGGCGGTGATCGGCGGCGGCCTCAGCCTGATCCAGGGCAACTTCAAGCGCGGCCTGGCCTACTCGACGGTCAGCCAGCTTGGCTACATGTTCGCGGCCGTCGGGTTCGGCGTGCCGTTCGCGGCGATGTTCCACCTGGTGACGCATGCGTCGTTCAAAGCCCTGCTGTTCCTGACGGCTGGCGTGGTCATCCACGCGCTGCACGGCCGGGAGAAGCTGGCCGACATGGGCGGCCTGCGGAAGGATCTGCCGGGCGCGTACGCGGCATTCCTGGTCGGCTCGCTCGCACTGATCGGCCTGCCGTTCTTCTCGGGCGGTTTCAGCAAGGATCTGATCATCGACGTGGCCCAGAGCCACGACAGGCTGTACCCCCTGCTCTGGGGCGGCCTGCTCGCGGGCGCGTTCCTGACGGGTATGTACACGGGCCGGCTGTTCTTCGGAGTCTTCCACGGTCCGAAGCGGTATCACGGCACGATTCATACGCCGGCCGGCACCATGCTCTGGTCGCTGGTCCCGCTGGCCATCGGCGCGGTGGTGCTGGGCTACCTGGAGTGGCCGGCTCCGTTGCTTTCCAACCTGCTTCGCGGGACGGCCGGCGAGGCCGAGGCGATCCACTTCCCGACGTTGATCGGGCTGATCCCGGGCGTGCTCGGGCTGGCCGGATTCTTCATCGCCGGGTGGCGGCCGTCGGCGCAGCCGGTCGCCGCGACGGCTTCCGCGCACGCTGGCGAGCACTACGTGGAGCCGCTGGAGCCGGGCGTCGGCTGGGCCGACTGGGCGGCAGACGGCAGCTACGCGGTGGCCGGGGCCGTCGCGCGTTTCCAGAGCGGCCACCTGGGCCGCTACATCCTGATCTCGGTGCTGGGCGTGGCAGTCATCCTGCTGGTCACGCTCGCGGGCGTCTCCCAGATGCCCGGGGGAGTGCGCTAGATGGGCACGACCTTTGTGATGACGCCGTCGCTGCTGTCGGTCATCTTTCTGACGGTCGGCGCGCTGGTCATCCTGCTGCTCGCCAAACGGCTGGAAAGCAACCCGGCCGTGCTCGCGACGCTCGGCGCGGTCGCGCTGATCGCCGCCGCCGTGCCGGCCCTGTCGGTACTCGCATCGGACGGCAACACGGCTACCGCTGCGCTCGTCGTCGTGGCGGCCGGGATCGTCGGGATGCTGCTGCTCCCGGGCGTCGAGTTGCAGGAGGAAGGCCAGAAGCCGGAGGTTGCAGCCCTGCTGCTGCTCGGTTCGGCTGGCGGCATTGCCTTCGCGACGGCTAACGATCTGCTGAGCGCCGTCGTCGGCCTGGAGACGCTCTCGTTGGCAGGCGCGGTGCTGGTGGCCCTGACCCGTGGGATGCGCTCGTTGGAGGCGTCTTTCAAGTACGTGGTGCTCGCGGCGATCTCGGCGTCGGTCCTGCTGTTCGGCATCGGCCTCGTCTACCTGGCCACTGGCTCGTTCGCGTGGCCCACGCTCACGGCAGCCGAGCCGGCCTACCGCTGGCTGCTGCTGGCGGGCATTCTGCTGGTCGGCCTCGGGTTCGCCTACGAGCTGGCCCTGGTGCCGCTGCACTTCGGCACGGTGGACGCCTACACCGCTGGTGCGCCGTCGCTGGTCGGGTTCGTGATGGCTGCGAGCAAGGTCGCTGCCGTGATCGCGCTGAGCCGGCTGATCGGATCGCTGAGCCAGGGGCTGCAGGCGCCCACGGTGTTGCCGCTGGCCTCGGTGCTGATCGTCATCGGGCTGATCTCAATCGTCTGGGGTACCCTGGCGGCGCTGGTGCAGACGGACCTGCGACGCCTGCTGGCCTACTCGGCGGTGGCGAACGCCGGCTTCCTGGCGCTGGCGCTCGGGTGCGGCGCTGAGGGGCGCGCGGCGGCCATCTTCTACGTGACGACCTACACCACGACCGCCGTCCTGACGTTCGCGGCGCTGGCGGGCACGGGGGCGGGTCCGCTGCCGCTCTCGGCCATCAAGACCCAGGGTTTCGGGGCGCTGCGGGCGCTGGCGCTGGTGATCGGATTGCTGTCGCTGGCGGGCATTCCGCCGACGCCCGGCTTCTGGGCCAAGCTGGCGGTGCTGGATGCCTCGTGGTCGGCCATCGGTCTCTGGCCGACGCTGATCGCGGCGCTCGGCGGCGTCTTCGGCGCGCTCTACTACCTCAAGCCCGTCCCCGACCTGCTGTCGGTGGTGCGCGGCCTCGGGGTGCAGCGGATCCCGTCCGGCTCGGCCGCTGTGGTGTTGGCCGGGGTCGTGGTGGTGTTCGCGGCGTTCGCGCCAGGCCTGGTCTACGGCCTCGCACGGCTGGCGGTCGGCCCGTAAGGCTGCCGGAATCTGGCACTGCAGCGCGGGGGCTTGTCCCCGCCCGTCTCACAAGGGACCGGGCGGGAACAAGCCCGCAGCGCTCTCCGGCGTCGAGGATTGACTCCAACTGGCTGATGAGAATCGGTAGATCCCTGCGAACAATGGCCCAGACAACGTCCAGGTCAATCGAGGAATACCGATGATTTCGAGTAGACGAGCGACTGCCAGTTGCAGGAGTCGATCCTGATGGAAGTCCTCGCTGCCGCGGCCAGCGACGAGCGTCAATGTCTCGCGGCCATGATCGAGCATGTGGTGCAGCCGCGGATCAGGAGTGCGGCGCGATCTAGACATTCTCGGCTCCGGCGAGTACTTCATCGCGAAAGTACGGACTACGGAAGTCGTCCCGTAGGACCGAGCCGAACAGCGCCAGCCGACGAATATGGTGCCGCCGACAGAAGTCGGCAATCTGTTTGTCTGGTACCGCGATGCGAGCCATGCTGCACCTCCAGCCGGCGGATCAGTCCTACTGCACGACGGGTGGCCGCTGGTCGGCCCAGGGCGCAAGCTCCTCGAACGCGGCGGCGGCGCGCAGCACCAGCGCCTCGGCGTGCCGGCCCCCGACGATCTGCATGCCGACTGGCAGGCCATCCGCCGTGAAGCCGGCCGGCACCGAGATGCAGGGCAGCCCGGCCATCGTGATCGCGTAGGTCACGGTCATCGCGTCGATGGCGCTCGCGACCGCCCGGCCATTGACCTTGGGCGCAAACATCTCGTCGACACGGTACGCGGCGGTCGGCGTTGAGACGGTAATCAGCAGGTCGTACCGGCTGAAGAACGTGGCGATCCGCTCCAGGTACCGTGAGTGCGCGTTGAAGGCCCGCGCCACGTCCATCCCGCTCAGCTCGCCCGAGCGCTTCAGGAACTCGCGAAGGAACGGGTTGTCCACCCGCTCGGCCATCTCCAGCAGCTCCGGCGAGCCGGCCGACGTGCCGAGCGCGCGGAACGTGGCGACCATCGGACGGATGTCGCCAACCTCGGGTGCGGCTGGCTCGATCTCGCAGCCAGCATCCACGAAGCGCCGGCAG
This genomic stretch from Chloroflexota bacterium harbors:
- a CDS encoding NADH-quinone oxidoreductase subunit L, with translation MSDLLLWAFLFTLPGLLMTAVGVGRRPGAASQGGPAAIMVVALAALATGGHAELDLPGWLPFLPDGAFHLRVDALSAVMLAVVGAVSTCVYVFSLGYMEPEVEGDGNVRRFFCLLDFFVASMSILVLAGNIAVLLVGWTCVGISSFLLISFWNQKEGTLSAGLQALAANAVGDAALLVALVLVPAGCGDLTTLGTTACMAGPGGATLLALLILIAASAKSAQGPLYFWLPSAMAGPTPVSALIHAATMVAAGVYLLARTHSLMEAAPSIALATAVIGVLTAVIGGGLSLIQGNFKRGLAYSTVSQLGYMFAAVGFGVPFAAMFHLVTHASFKALLFLTAGVVIHALHGREKLADMGGLRKDLPGAYAAFLVGSLALIGLPFFSGGFSKDLIIDVAQSHDRLYPLLWGGLLAGAFLTGMYTGRLFFGVFHGPKRYHGTIHTPAGTMLWSLVPLAIGAVVLGYLEWPAPLLSNLLRGTAGEAEAIHFPTLIGLIPGVLGLAGFFIAGWRPSAQPVAATASAHAGEHYVEPLEPGVGWADWAADGSYAVAGAVARFQSGHLGRYILISVLGVAVILLVTLAGVSQMPGGVR
- the nuoK gene encoding NADH-quinone oxidoreductase subunit NuoK, giving the protein MNAEVLVLATSAVLLAIGVVGALVRRNPIAMLMSIELMLNAANLLLVLAARVRGNVDGQAAALIVLVLAAAEAVIGLGVALALFRDRDTVDVDEPAEVAG
- the nuoI gene encoding NADH-quinone oxidoreductase subunit NuoI, translating into MFNDAIALLKGFWTTVKYTTRPAVTIQYPDVKRKPADKYRGRHRLYKHDDGLERCIGCSLCAAACPSQAIYVQSAENDPARPVSPGERYAAVYEINMIRCIFCGFCEEACPVDAIKLGPEYELADFNRKDFVYTKEMLLDPANKAPRRQFHADVDRSTDSRGVHTTLGTVYRTHHPIGAPDTRPRSDPHGPAHGPGQAGEHGASPEGTGRGAH
- a CDS encoding NADH-quinone oxidoreductase subunit J, which produces MNDLFLPLAVACAVALVSALLVVMARRPVHAVVALLGHSLSIAALYLILGADMVAMGQILVYSGAIVVLFLFVVALLPQGGAEGAPGGARVLGGLVAGGALLAGIAAWLSLTAQLPPPAASAGGNVLEIGRSLFGRLLVPFELTAPLLLVAIVGAVAIWRRQERAA
- the nuoH gene encoding NADH-quinone oxidoreductase subunit NuoH; this translates as MIDPFNLTVDVVLSLIVIVGLLTTMAYMTWFERRVLSKLQARVGPNRVGWQGLLQPLADAIKLFFKEDIRPALADRLLFPLAPAISLFAALAVFALIPLGPTVNIAGAEIPLQVADLPVGVVYLLAASSLGVYGLVLGGWGSGSKYSLLGALRAAAQVVSYELILGISVVSVTIVSGTLSLGGIVEAQSRSAWYVLLQPVAFILFMIAAIAETNRAPFDLPEAESELVAGYHTEYSGMRFAMYFIAEYVAMISMSAVAATLFFGGWSFPFLPGGPWWLLIKMTFFLFLFVWLRATLPRLRYDQLMRLCWAVLLPIGLINIVVTAIVVAAIG